Proteins encoded by one window of Gemmatimonas aurantiaca:
- a CDS encoding thioesterase family protein: MPLETISELRVRYAETDQMGVVYHANYLVWCEIGRTDFIRAAGRSYADLERDGVRLAVSEATIRFHASARYDDRIRVYTTIAAVGSRGMTFAYRVMRVDDDGQETVLVRATTSLVCTNVEGRLATLPRDVRDWLAAAANDSEGTDDAALAASTTSTPPRKE; this comes from the coding sequence ATGCCTCTCGAGACGATTTCCGAACTCCGCGTGCGATACGCCGAGACCGACCAGATGGGCGTGGTGTACCATGCCAACTACCTGGTGTGGTGCGAGATCGGGCGCACGGACTTCATTCGTGCGGCCGGACGTTCGTACGCCGACCTCGAACGTGACGGCGTCCGGCTCGCCGTCTCGGAAGCCACGATCCGCTTTCACGCCTCGGCGCGCTATGACGACCGCATCCGGGTGTACACCACCATCGCGGCCGTCGGATCACGCGGCATGACCTTCGCCTATCGGGTGATGCGCGTGGACGACGACGGGCAGGAGACCGTACTCGTGCGCGCCACCACCTCGCTCGTGTGCACCAACGTCGAAGGACGACTCGCCACACTGCCGCGTGATGTGCGCGACTGGCTGGCCGCCGCCGCGAATGATTCCGAGGGCACGGACGATGCGGCGCTGGCCGCGTCGACCACTTCGACACCACCTCGCAAGGAGTGA
- a CDS encoding UDP-2,3-diacylglucosamine diphosphatase has translation MLPTPCYVVGDAHLGVASREAERGLLHLLRTVPEDARSLVIMGDLFDFWFAWRHAMPRVGFRALAALADLHDAGIPVLWIGGNHDCWGGEALRAETGAEYTLDPWRGLIGPWDTLLAHGDGLRDKEDAPYRRLRTVLRHPLSITAFSWLHPNLATWIAARSSHTSRKARARDGGAGLLAVGSAALADPDGPRLVLHGHSHVPMLRQTGRGVYGNAGAWYLDQQYLVIDDAAITRRQWNGATPATVLDRIERQAL, from the coding sequence GTGCTGCCCACCCCTTGCTATGTCGTCGGCGATGCGCATCTCGGCGTGGCTTCCCGAGAGGCCGAGCGCGGATTGCTGCATCTCCTGCGAACGGTGCCGGAGGACGCCCGTTCGCTGGTGATCATGGGCGATCTGTTCGACTTCTGGTTTGCCTGGCGCCATGCGATGCCGCGCGTGGGCTTCCGGGCGTTGGCGGCGCTGGCCGATCTGCACGACGCCGGCATCCCCGTGCTATGGATCGGCGGCAATCACGATTGTTGGGGCGGAGAGGCCCTGCGTGCCGAAACGGGGGCCGAGTATACCCTCGACCCCTGGCGGGGCCTGATCGGCCCGTGGGACACGCTGCTGGCGCACGGCGACGGCCTGCGTGACAAGGAAGACGCGCCCTACCGCCGTTTGCGCACCGTGTTGCGTCATCCGCTGTCGATCACGGCGTTTTCATGGCTGCACCCCAATCTGGCCACCTGGATTGCGGCCCGATCATCCCATACCAGCCGCAAGGCGCGCGCGCGCGACGGTGGCGCAGGACTGCTCGCGGTGGGGAGTGCGGCTCTTGCCGATCCCGATGGCCCTCGGCTGGTGCTGCATGGGCATTCGCACGTGCCGATGCTGCGGCAGACAGGGCGTGGTGTCTACGGCAATGCGGGGGCCTGGTATCTCGATCAGCAGTATCTGGTGATCGATGACGCCGCGATCACCCGGCGGCAGTGGAATGGCGCGACACCGGCGACGGTGCTGGACCGGATCGAACGGCAAGCCCTCTGA
- a CDS encoding RidA family protein, with protein MTTVTSLHTDHAPKAIGPYAQAVRANGFLFTAGQIPLDPVSMEIVGEDVGPQTDRVLANLTAVLTEAGCTWASVVKTTVFLRTMDDFAAMNEVYARVLGDARPARSTVAVAGLPRNVRVEIELVAALPTA; from the coding sequence ATGACCACCGTCACGTCGCTTCACACCGACCATGCTCCCAAGGCCATCGGGCCGTATGCCCAGGCGGTCCGGGCGAACGGATTTCTCTTCACCGCCGGACAGATTCCACTCGATCCGGTGAGCATGGAGATCGTGGGCGAGGACGTGGGGCCGCAGACCGATCGGGTTCTGGCCAACCTGACAGCCGTGCTCACCGAAGCGGGTTGCACCTGGGCTTCGGTGGTGAAGACCACGGTGTTTCTGCGCACCATGGACGATTTTGCGGCCATGAACGAGGTCTACGCGCGGGTGCTGGGTGATGCCCGTCCGGCGCGCTCCACGGTGGCCGTGGCCGGACTGCCACGCAACGTCCGCGTGGAGATCGAACTCGTGGCCGCGCTGCCCACCGCGTGA
- a CDS encoding TatD family hydrolase, translated as MNEVASASAFDFADSHVHLASEAFADDVEAIIERARAAGARALVCIGESPAAAARARAIAARHPSLVFHTCGVHPHDAAAWDDVRDAEAVREAVTLGAVAVGECGLDYHYDHSPRATQRQALDAQLRLAAELDRPIVLHTREAEDDTRDMLRDAQAAGVRGVLHCFTGTPGLAEAGLAAGWHVSFSGIITFRNWTDETLLRLVPDDRLLVESDAPYLAPVPYRGKRNESSWVPLTVRRLAEVRGIAAGDLAAITLRNTRRFFALPSDDASALRSPATS; from the coding sequence ATGAACGAGGTGGCATCGGCCTCCGCATTCGACTTTGCGGACAGTCATGTCCACCTCGCATCGGAGGCCTTCGCGGACGACGTGGAGGCCATCATCGAACGGGCCCGCGCTGCAGGAGCGCGGGCCCTCGTCTGTATCGGGGAGTCACCGGCCGCGGCCGCGCGGGCCCGGGCCATTGCCGCCCGGCATCCCTCGCTCGTGTTTCACACCTGCGGCGTGCATCCCCACGATGCGGCGGCATGGGACGATGTCCGCGATGCCGAGGCCGTGCGCGAAGCCGTGACGCTTGGCGCGGTGGCGGTCGGGGAGTGCGGACTCGACTATCACTACGATCACTCCCCGCGTGCCACGCAGCGCCAGGCCCTCGACGCACAATTGCGTCTCGCGGCGGAGCTCGACCGACCCATCGTGCTGCATACACGGGAGGCCGAGGACGATACCCGCGACATGCTGCGCGACGCGCAGGCGGCCGGTGTTCGCGGCGTGTTGCATTGTTTCACCGGTACGCCAGGTCTGGCCGAAGCCGGACTCGCGGCCGGCTGGCACGTGTCGTTCAGCGGTATCATCACGTTCCGCAACTGGACCGACGAAACGCTGCTGCGTCTGGTGCCGGACGACCGTCTGCTGGTGGAGTCGGATGCCCCTTATCTTGCCCCGGTACCGTATCGCGGGAAACGCAATGAGTCTTCGTGGGTACCGCTCACGGTGCGGCGCCTGGCGGAGGTTCGTGGGATAGCCGCCGGGGACCTCGCGGCGATCACGTTGCGGAACACCCGCCGTTTTTTTGCTCTGCCGTCCGACGACGCATCCGCGCTGCGGTCGCCTGCCACTTCCTGA
- the secF gene encoding protein translocase subunit SecF, whose product MLRIFHNTKYEFVRWWRVAAGLTLAFIAAGFISFAVTGGVNYSIEFTGGTLMQVQFKTPPDVAEVRGALDAAGITGAEIQQYGTATDFTIRARDEKQVEAQAAGAEGISKTIATALDAKFGAGAVTIVRTEAVGPKVGAELRTGAAMAMLIASIFTLIYLAIRFDWRFGLAAVLSTTHDILITLAFIKIFHIEVSLTVVAAILTLVGYSANDTIIIFDRVRENLKKPHKGESLSHILDRSINETLPRSIMTHATTFSATLALLLLAGEVIRPFAWVMAFGVVMATFSSIYVAGPLLLWIEHKWPRLDDAATARAVRAGEPVAAAPARGTGKVSTR is encoded by the coding sequence ATGCTGCGCATCTTTCACAATACGAAGTACGAGTTCGTGCGCTGGTGGCGTGTGGCCGCAGGGCTCACGCTGGCGTTCATCGCCGCCGGGTTCATCAGCTTCGCGGTGACCGGTGGGGTCAACTACAGCATCGAGTTCACCGGCGGCACGCTGATGCAGGTGCAGTTCAAGACGCCGCCCGATGTGGCTGAGGTCCGTGGCGCGCTCGACGCCGCGGGCATCACTGGCGCGGAAATCCAGCAGTACGGTACCGCCACCGACTTCACCATCCGCGCGCGTGACGAGAAGCAGGTGGAAGCCCAGGCTGCCGGTGCCGAAGGCATCTCCAAGACCATCGCGACGGCGCTCGACGCCAAGTTCGGTGCGGGAGCCGTGACGATCGTGCGCACCGAAGCCGTCGGCCCCAAGGTCGGCGCCGAACTGCGCACCGGTGCCGCGATGGCGATGCTGATCGCGTCCATCTTCACGCTCATCTACCTCGCCATCCGGTTCGACTGGCGCTTCGGTCTGGCCGCCGTGCTCTCCACCACGCACGACATCCTGATCACGCTCGCGTTCATCAAGATCTTCCATATCGAAGTCTCGCTGACCGTGGTGGCCGCCATTCTCACCCTCGTCGGCTACTCGGCCAACGACACGATCATCATCTTCGATCGTGTGCGTGAGAACCTGAAGAAGCCGCACAAGGGCGAGTCGCTGTCGCACATTCTCGATCGCTCCATCAACGAGACGCTGCCGCGCTCGATCATGACGCACGCCACGACCTTCTCGGCCACGCTCGCGCTGCTGCTGCTGGCGGGTGAAGTGATCCGGCCGTTCGCGTGGGTCATGGCGTTCGGTGTGGTGATGGCGACGTTCTCGTCCATCTACGTGGCCGGTCCGCTGCTGCTCTGGATCGAGCACAAGTGGCCGCGTCTCGACGATGCGGCCACGGCCCGCGCCGTGCGTGCGGGTGAACCCGTGGCCGCCGCGCCGGCGCGTGGCACCGGGAAGGTGTCGACGCGCTGA